Sequence from the Castanea sativa cultivar Marrone di Chiusa Pesio chromosome 12, ASM4071231v1 genome:
GGCACCGACgcgcgagcagcggcgtccctcgcgcgtcgCGCTGCGTCGGACGTGGGTGCAGCACCTCCGGTGCCGCGTCCGTGCTTCCTAGGTTGTGCCCCTCTTTGTGCCctttaaagaaaggaaaaaaaaaacttataaaataaagtttcaaaACATTTGAATAAAAACTATATTCAATAGCTTAGAAAGTTTCAAAACATTTGTGGGCTTGTATTTGGGGTCTTACCCAATGTATTTCAATTCCTGCTTTCTAGAATTTGTTAGCTGTAAGCTTTAGCTCTTGagctttttgtattttcttcatGTCCAGAGTGTTCATCACCATGAACATGATGttcattttttcaataaaaattctattacctatataaaaaaagaagcttaaaaaatgaatgaatagaGTTAGTTTCTTTTCCAAATTCTATTCTATAAAATTTATCCTGATTGAAGGCTCAATGGAATGATCAATGCCTCTTGAAATGCTTCTAGTCTATGACTCGTTTTTGAGTGCCTGCATTAGTGAGAATGATTTGTGAGGACAAAGAGTCAACATTCTGCTCTAATTGTGTGCGTGAGGAACATATTATAATGAAGTTCTGACTTCTCTTTCTTGCCTGTGTGTTTCAATTTCTGGTGGGCTTGAATGCAATGATTAGACTAAGTTTAAAATTTCTTTATCAAGTGATGTGTTCGGATTGAGACCATTGTTTAAACAATGTCCTTTCAGTTTACATACCATCTACACCAAAGAAGGATCTGGCCTTGTTTCTGAAGAAGGTCGCATCTCTTGTACCCAGTCTTCatgttgttgatgttgatgttcCACTTAATAGTCTTTGCAAAGATGATCAAAAACTTGCTCAAGTTGCTTTAGGAAGGGAATTCCACATAAGTTTGGGAAGAACTGTCCCAATCCGGGTACACCAAATCGATTCAGTGGTGGCAATGCTTCGGCAGAAGCTTCAATTTCAGAGGCGGTCAGATTATCTATTCTCATATACGAATTTTACTGTAATTGTTGAGTTTGATATTACGAGTTTCCACATTAACACATAATTTTCTTGGGAGGCAGgtatttgattgattttagtaAGTGGGAAGTTTTTGTTAATGATGATCATACACGGACATTTTTATCCATGGAAGTCAATACGGGAGGATTGGCTGAGGTGTGCTAGACatccttctcttttctcttcgcCCCCCTCCCCCTTTCTCTCTCCTATTTTACTTCCTTTTTTCCCCTGTTTTTTTGTCCTTGTCAACGCAGAACTTCCAAGTTTTGGATTTGTCATTGGTgcctcagttttttttttggctaaaatgccTTTTGGTCTCTTTTGGGTCGTTGCCATTTTGGTTCCTTGAGTATTAAAAGCTGCAATCTAAATGTTCAAACTTTAGAATTGTTGTCAATTTGGCTGATGTTAAAATCTTTTAACATCTCAAAGTTGGTGGATCTTGACGAAGGGCCACATTGATTACGATTCTAAATTTGAAGGTTTAAATTACAACTTGTGATACTTGAGAGACTCAAATGACAGCAATCAAAATGTTAGTGGGACCAAAAGGTATTTTAGcctctttattttttgggtcattttgAATGGAATTAGTACAGTTATATGCAATATTGATGACTAGTTGGGAacggggttttttttttttttgccgtgGTGTGGAACATCTCTTGTTGCAATCCAATTTGATAGAGTTATCATTATTGCAGAAGAACAGAGTGCTGGTCCTGGTAGATATACATGTAAAAGTGTAAATCCGAGACATCAAATATGCAGTTTAACTTTGTATCTATCTTTATgccaaattatttattaatattttgaaattccCCAAATTTAATGGGAATCAAGTTAAGTTTGATATTATACAAAACATACAAATACAACCATTCATGTCATATGCAAGAGGAGTGTTACACATTTTGAAATGAGGTGAACTCATAAAGAACCTAGCAAACTCATCTAGAAGTTATAGAATTTAAATAAGACGTTTACAGTTAGGTTTGCGGTTGCATGTCCATGGAAATTGAATCAGTCTGTTTGTTTCATAGAGGAATAGACATGATTGGCTAATGGTCAATACATGAAGTCTCTTCATTTACTCCcttaagtttttcttctttttgatatttAGCTGCATGTAAGGTCATGCCCTAATTGGCTCTGGATCTGTTTTAgcatattttagaaatatagATTCTTAAGAAGCATGCATATTTCATATATTTCTACATGGgtaaacttaggtacaataaaTTAGGTTCCCCTATTGAATTCAAACACTTGGTTGCataaatttatttgtctttGTAAAAgataacattatttattttttattggttaatgCAACaaggtatttgaatttaattggggtACCTAATGTACTACACCTTGGTACCAAACCTAAGTTTTACCATTCTACATTACAACAAATCTTTTCTCTAGAATCTCCTCCGCTATTATGTTCATATAATTGTGAGACTGATTTGGCTTCAATTTATTTCAGATAACCAAGCAAATTCAAGTTGTTAACGAGGTTTATAGGCTTCACAATCTTCCTGAATTCTATAAGGTTTGGTTTATTACCACTCTTTCATTTATCTAAGATTATTATGCAGCAAAATATTatgcatatatattattatatttcagAAGAGTAGTTTACCATACCAATTTTGACTACAGGATCCACGCCCCCATATATCCTTAACTTGGGCATTGGGTGACATCAGTGATTCCCTAAAGAGAATAGttgaagaagaaatgaaaagagTAAATGTCAGGGGCTCATTGCAGAAATGCATTTTCACCAGTAAATTCAGCGGTATTGAGTGTAAGATTGGTCAGAAAACATATAAGATAGGCAAAGTTCAAGATGATTAATTGAACCCCATAATTAATTGCGTCTTCAGTGAAGAATTTCACTTGTGGTGTACCGTGTATATGATGACTTATATTTGTTACTCCCGTGTTGTATTGTATGAAGGAAATCATGTAAGATGGACATTTAAAGGATCAGACTGAAATGTAAATTATTCAGTATGTAATTCTACTGGCCTTTCTAGTTGAAAGTAAAAACTAAATATGGCTTTCTAGTAGACTAGAGGTAAGTTTATAGTCATTAGTCTTTAGTTTCCATTTTGTAAGTCAGGGAAAAGACTGATGAAGTAAAACTGACTAAAAGGATTTGGTGAGGTTAGACTATAATTATTGGTGGAAAGTAGACTGGGAAATGGTTTTTGatttaaatagtttatttttcGAACATTCGTGAGCCTCAAAGTGGTGGTGAGAAAGTGGATTGAAAATTTATGTGAAGGTGATTCCAGTTTGCTAGTGAATCATTGTATGGACCCCCAAAATTATAAGGATCCAATCAATTGTTGTTAAGCTACTCCCTTACATGCTAATTAGCACCCCACTTGATGAAAACTGGAATGACTAATCTCTTTTCCAGACTGACTTACATATTGATCTGTACTGACTGTATAGGAATAGAACTTGTACTAATCCGAAACAGTCTGGCTTGTACTTTCCCATACTGTTTTAAAACCATCctgaattacaaaataaaaaataataggtgtttttttaaatttggccATAATGAGGCAGAGAGAATTAACTGAAAAAATAAACGTGTGgaaatatgaaattatatattggaggaaattaaacaaaatattcagaaatcttaaaatttaatattatggAATTTTCAAAACCAGACAAGTGCTGTagttaaattttgaattttctaatgAAAACATAATTTAGAATGAAAATTGAAGCGGAGTGGCAAGGATGCCAATGTtagataatttatttatttggttactttaatttttttataaagaaagaggaagagaagaacTATGCCAAGTCCTCAATAGTTACAGTTATTGGCATTTAGATATCCACAATTTCTTGAACTTTTTGTACATACAAATATTACTGTGTTGTCACAAAGACAACTTTGGAACAAAATTGTACATTCAAATAGTAATAGAGagaccctcaaaaaaaaaaaaaaaagtaaaagagaggCAGCAATGATGGCGCAACTCTAGTCGAAGGGATCAATCCGAGGGTCGTGTTCACTTGCCATTGCCATTCCAGTACAAAGACATGTGGGGCACATAACCTGccaaattaaaaatgggacatTAAATCTGAGGTTGGTTATTGTATTAATATATAACTTCAAAGAGAAAATAGTGGGAAGTAGTAAAGTATACCTGGATTGCAATTTCATAAGAATTAGACTAATGGCTGATGAaggttttcttttgattctcTTCATTAGTGGGGCAACAAATAATCCGCCCCCGTTTAGACTATCATTTAAGTTTTACATGATCCTACTTCTGCCAATTAATGGAGGTAATGATGATTTTCCCCAAAAAAGCATCACTACTTTCTATTTTCCAATCTAATGAAAATCTACATCATGTGTTCATGAATCAACTGTTTCCCTATATGCATATGAGCCTTGTACATTGAAGTGTCTGGGAGAACCAGCAATTCAAGCATGCACCAAACTCATTAATATAagcaaaaagaaatataaaaaccaaaattttagaTGTCCAACCTTTCCAGATCCTGAACAATTTGAACATCTTTCTGTTTTAGGTGGTGACAGAGGTTGATCTCCGCCACTTATCGTTGATATTGGTTCAATAAGAACCAATGCCCCTGTGCTTGAACAGCGAGCACAAGCAAGATATCCTGCACCATTCAATTAGAAGAGTGGATATAAGTAGACTGAGTACGTATTCTCTACTCGGGTATGAAATTCTCAAGTACTGAACAAGTAATTACATGCTTTCACTTATTCATTTAAACGAAAACTCAAATTGGATTGGATATATACATCTAACGCAATTGTTAACAACATAAATCAGAGGTTTATttataatatgaattttgaagaaagaGTCATTTCATGGGATAATACCATGCACCAGAGAAAATTACAGAAGCATAAACCACAAAGTATGGGAGGAGTGAACATGTTTTAGCATGtaggagattaaaaaaaaaactaagagtCATTACATTTTCCAAGAAATGAGAGAAGTAAAGGAGAGGCTGGGGTGAAGAAGCTTCTAATTACTCAAAACCATTACAATCTTATATGTTCTAAGGTTTCAAAGTTTCTTTGACTTTCTTTTATGGGGTATCTATGCTTCTTCCCCGCTGTTTTTTGTCCTAAGATTCAATGTTTCCTCTTCACCCAGTTTCAATGTCACCCTTTCACTTTTAATTGCATCAATGTCAGGTCTGTACTTCaacaaaatgtaaaattgtTCTCTCCATTAaactcatcatcaaatccaaaagaaattcaTCGGATGtattttggatttgaaatttttattttggcagAAATTAATATTCAAGTAACAACAATATTATGATTTTCTCCACCTAATCCCTTCTACTTTGCCTCTATGCTACCCCAACCTGAGCTATCCCAGTTCATTTCTGGTCTCATCTCTCCACTGTCAAAAACAACATCACTAACAACCAAATTCAATCCaccaacagaaaataaaaattcaacccaGCACCATTACACCAGAGAGCCCAACATTTTCACAAGAGCATTTTGTTTACATGGCCATTGGCCATGGCAGAACATTTTTGAAAATCGTAAAATTTTCAGTGAcacaagaatgaaaaataagaattagATGTCACAACTCCAAAAAGCACTCCCATAGAAATAGTTGGGGGATCTTGATACTTTCAAGAGTGGATAAGAACGGATAAGGTGAACTAGAGATGGGTTTGTGCCATGGTTGTGATTGGCGTGTTCTGGTAGGGAATGATCCTCACGAAGCTGATCTTTGGAGCAAGCGTTAAAGAATTCGCTAGCAGCAGATCCTTTATTTAACAGGTGAAAAAGTATAAATTTCTATTTCTCCACTCAGCAATAAAAAGGAACATAAAGGCGcccctaaaagaaaaaaagaaccacAAAGGTGAATTAGAGAGGGGTAAGAAGGGTAGGATGGGTGAAAGAGTTTCTTTTGCATTGTCAATGGATCTTTCCAAGGACCCTTTCCATAAATCGTAGCAAGGGAAAACATAAAAATGCCAACACCATACAAAACAACAAATATATGAACAAAATATGGTCAATTAAGTGTGAGAGACATGATGGCCTCTAAAAGCTGAGAATGCATCCTAAATTTAGTTGAATGAATCCATGTAGGCTCAAAAGGGCTCTCTTCAAAGCTGAAAGCTCCATTTTGGTCCACCCGAAGTGAGCGAGTATAATTTAGTATAACCATCTCAATCATAGACATTAAAAACAACAGTGAGAAAGTacaaactaataataaaatatggtaGAAATTCCAACATCCATACCAGTTCCAAGACAATATTTGCATCTTTTATGCTCCTGTTGTTTTACATTGTTTATTTCAACCACCATCAATGCTGAGATCACTCCAACTGCTCCTCCAGAGAATGATGCCACAATGGGATCAACCTGACTGCAGTTTATGACAGGAAAGGTGGTAAATAGATAAAACTACAAACAGCAATGCATTGgcatcatttaaaatattaatatcaaGGTAGATAACAGATAACATGCATCTCATTTGACCTAAAGTCCGAAACTACTTACTAGATCCTTGAAAATTATAATTGTCTCAGTTTCAAATCTCAATCCATCCTTGCAAGATGACTGAAATGCCCTTTTCTAAAGTTTGAAGCTTTTCACTTGGACAACAAAATTAACAGCAATAATATGTGCAATTAAATCAACAGGCAATACATTTTTATTTCCAAGCCTGGTCTACAATCTTactcatttataaaaaaaaagttttgatctACTATCTTAAGaatgaattataaatttataagtaTCGTACTTCCAACCCTCTTCTTATTTTCTTCCGTAAAAATTTAcaacatgttaaaaaaaaatttaatttaaaaaagttttcattCTTGGGTAGTTGTTTggaaaatctaaaatttaatacCTGGACAATATTTGGAGGATGGGGCAGTCAAAAAACAGGTTGAACTTAATGTTTCTTGAGTTCCCTTTTTTAGCAAGAATTTTGTGCCAATGCAAGTTTAGTGACAGCCAACAGAAAACTCTCTATTGTCaacaattttagttttaagtGATACCGTTATCCAAACAAAGCACAAAGGATAATGAAAAGCCAGTTAATATGCTTATCGACAGATTAATCACCACCAATCATTTTTCTCAGATTGAAAATATATtccaaattacattttttatatataacataattatCTCAAAATAATATACCAGAATTATTTTTCATCCGAATAGCCCTTAAGCAGTGACATAATTTCAGTCATTTTACAATTGAAGTGTATCACTTGAAATACTTCAAGGAGCTGGTCAGAAATTTCTATCTTTAGAACAAGGAAATTGCTTACATTTACATTAATTGTGATATTACTAAAATTGGTCGGAGGCCAACAAATACCAAAGGACAAGAAATTGATTCATGGATGATGAGTCTAGGTTCTGAACCACATATAAGTTATAGATAATGTAGTTTTTTGgtcatgaaaattttcatgattttttaaacatatttcAACAAGCAGTTTCACAAAGGGCAACTGAGAAATAGTTCAAATGTACCATAGTGACGAAGATGAAAATCAAACTCAAGACTAACAAAACTAGAGAAACTAAGTGATAAGAGACCAAGGTATAAGCTGTCTGTACCTCAACTGCATTGGTAGATGCACGCTTCGGATAAAATCTTCATATGATGTGCCTCCTATTCCCAGCTTAAGCTCCAACTGAGTTACGAAAAGGGAAGCATTAGGGGTAAAGAAGATTCAGAAACCTAAAGTGATCCATGTTTGATTGTTTCCCAAAGAACCAAgaattatttgataattgatatgCATCCCCATTTTCTCATAATTAAATTCTGTAGATTTGTTGACCATCCGAAAATTGCAATATTATGGGGCAACTTTTGGAAAGCTTTCTCTTACATTAAGTGTGACCTTCAGCCCCATACATTCTTTAGTTAGGTATGTCAAGATTATTGGTCTTCACAAAGAAATGgaaaagcttctttttttttgttgggggggggggggcgagACAAGCAAGATTTTTGCAACCGAATTATTTTTCTGTTTATGTACACTGCTTTAGAGGGTGGGAATAATCACAGATTTCTCTTATCTAACACGAGTCATCCCAAGTAATAAGCAGATTTCCAAACACAAGAAACATTATAAttccaaaaatacaaatatttatccacattcaaataaatttggaagaaaaataaagcCTAGTAGCACATGCACAACCGAATTGTTTCAGCAGAAGATTGTAGCCCCATAACTATATGCATCAAATGGAGCTTTTGTCATCCTTCCACGAGAGAAAGGAACAGTTTTTCCTACTAGTAGCACTCAAAATTTCCTCAAGAGCTCAAAATAGAAGGTGGAATAGACTTAATTTAGAGACCTTAAGGATAGCAATATGTACAGTTTTTATTCTAAACTAGACCATATACATAGGACCATCCACATGAATTGTAATTCAGCATTCAGATTTGTCAACATCCATATCCACTGTTTTCTTAGCAATCATGTCTTTTTACGAAGTTTATTGTCACTTTAAATTCCTAGTTTTACTAAAACTTTAGGACTGTTCACCTGCTACTCAAGTTTTGTTTGTGCTCTTGACAGATGCTCTATCAAATGGGTCTCTATCTCCTATTTCCTTCCCATCAGGGACTAAACTTGAATATTATTAGGACCATCTTTTCCTTATTTTGATGCCATTGTGATCTGGCAAATCATATCACAGATGTTTTGCCCTGCTGGTCTAATATTGAAAGTAAAGCCCCAGCATGGTTCCATTGAACATATTCTATTTgtattttggaaataaaaaaaactaaagctaTGGAATCCATTACatcaaaaaatctttttggtccAATAATAAGTGCCCATGGTAGTCCACTAGGTTATAGTGTCTTGCTTCGTCTTATATTTAACTTTTCTCTAAGTTACTAGAGTTAGGGGTGTTTTTGGTCTTTTTggtctttttgtaattgtgagATGCCGACCATAGTTCATAGTTGTGAGCTTTGGTTATTATTTCATTAGTATGTGAATCTTGTTTACTTAATACACCATTATGTATGGCTTtaaatttagtttaattttaaaactaaccACCATAAAGTGAATGCCATAGGTTCAAATTCTgcatgttaaaaaaaagaaagaaagaaagaaaacatttCAAAATCACCCTTACTACACATTAACTTCTATTTTGAAATTACATCAAGAAAATGATGCAGCCATGGAAGATTGGTTTGTCACTACTTCGCAAATTCATGtattcaatatttattttatggggcTCACAACTGAAGTCCAATTGAAGTGAAAGTCATGTGGTTTTAAAAGGTCTTGTGTTCCTCCAATGAGAGGCATCATAATTCATGGtacaattttgactttaaaaatacaaaatacattcTACAAGACTAATTCAGTGGTAGTTGGTCTAGTTCTAGCCGTATAGCTTATGATAATCCCTTCGTTTCTTCTATACAAATAAAATCAGGACAGCTAACATACAACATCTAATTTTCATACTCCATGTAGAGTtgataatattttctttgatgGCCTTCCATTGCAGCAGAATAATAATTCCTCTCCTCCAAATATGATAAATACATATACAATGGCCTAAGTAAGGATGTAaacattattaatatattatacttaCCGGAAAATTCCAGTAAACATTTAACTAAGAACCACCCTTTAAACAATAAGAAGGAAAATGGAGGAGGATAGATGttaaaaaaggtaaaatacAATGAAAGGTATAAGATTTCATGGCCTGGAACACAATTCCTTCAAGATAATATTACATGTAAaaacacaaatacacacacacatacagaCTAAAAATCCAACTGCATCAAATGTAGTGTGTATGAATCATTGAAAGAATTAATCATAATGATTTGGTGCAGAAGTAACTTACAGTGGGTGCTAGAAGGCCCCCAAAAATGATAATCCCGGCAATAAGAGAAAAACACGAGACATAATACTGCTTAAGGTTTTCTGAAGTCTGCAGGCAACACATTGATTATCTCCCACATGATCATCATCAAGAACAGAGCaaaatttatggtttttttttttccagaattaATTTACTGAAATATGTAGTCAGCATTAGAATACGACGACTCTATGAGAGAAAGCTCACCAAAGGAGGCAAGAAGGGAATGAATGATGGAAAATTAGGAAGTTCATTCTCTTGCACTTCCTTTGAAATTCCAAGCTCTGCATTTCTAAGCCTCTGTTGTATTCTCAGCCTACGCACCTAAACATATTGAAGGATTTTGATAAAAGGAAAATGTAATCAGATAGGAAAAAGAGTAGAAAACCAGGAAATCtatacttatttattatttgaactATATTAGGCATAATGAATAAAACGCTGCACCATATCTTAACGATAGTTAAAAAACTGCGGCTACAAATAGTTTACTAAAC
This genomic interval carries:
- the LOC142619340 gene encoding uncharacterized protein LOC142619340, with the translated sequence MDALIASYGDASSDDSDTDTPNPPPPQTSNSQASSTTLLPPPPLFLLEPPNSLGNMEYLQIGQAARVRTFPHVEGNYALHVYIPVYIPSTPKKDLALFLKKVASLVPSLHVVDVDVPLNSLCKDDQKLAQVALGREFHISLGRTVPIRVHQIDSVVAMLRQKLQFQRRYLIDFSKWEVFVNDDHTRTFLSMEVNTGGLAEITKQIQVVNEVYRLHNLPEFYKDPRPHISLTWALGDISDSLKRIVEEEMKRVNVRGSLQKCIFTSKFSGIECKIGQKTYKIGKVQDD
- the LOC142619339 gene encoding protein ORANGE-GREEN, chloroplastic translates to MIRVLAVSYPINPPCPYGVHNWTCSRFPHVKPKLNSRSWRARASSDADSSSSSSSSSSPFAPSIDSDPTDKNASGFCIIEGPETVQDFAKMELLEIQDNIRSRRNKIFLHMEEVRRLRIQQRLRNAELGISKEVQENELPNFPSFIPFLPPLTSENLKQYYVSCFSLIAGIIIFGGLLAPTLELKLGIGGTSYEDFIRSVHLPMQLSQVDPIVASFSGGAVGVISALMVVEINNVKQQEHKRCKYCLGTGYLACARCSSTGALVLIEPISTISGGDQPLSPPKTERCSNCSGSGKVMCPTCLCTGMAMASEHDPRIDPFD